The Kosakonia sacchari SP1 genome includes a window with the following:
- a CDS encoding SMI1/KNR4 family protein codes for MHIDFFNLSEKYRLDVFEPASNEADIKAMQKYFKGTEIPDDYILFLSQMSEAEILVMNESYIRIWGASGCLEMNSSHKIQYYIPKSLAIGDDEGGKVIFYAEGKNGFGLYKVGFGDLDINDAEFISPSLSALLIDGVGAEVFL; via the coding sequence ATGCATATTGATTTCTTTAATCTTAGTGAAAAATATCGTCTTGATGTATTTGAACCAGCTTCAAATGAGGCGGATATAAAAGCCATGCAAAAATACTTCAAAGGTACTGAGATTCCGGATGACTATATTCTCTTTTTATCACAAATGTCCGAGGCCGAAATTCTTGTAATGAATGAATCATATATAAGAATATGGGGGGCTAGTGGATGCTTAGAAATGAACTCCTCTCACAAAATTCAATATTATATTCCGAAATCCTTAGCTATAGGCGATGATGAGGGGGGGAAGGTTATTTTTTATGCTGAAGGTAAAAACGGTTTTGGACTATATAAAGTAGGTTTTGGTGACTTGGATATCAATGATGCAGAGTTTATTTCCCCATCATTGTCTGCGTTGTTAATAGATGGGGTTGGTGCGGAAGTATTTTTGTAA